In Bacteroidetes bacterium GWF2_43_63, a single genomic region encodes these proteins:
- a CDS encoding cell filamentation protein Fic, with amino-acid sequence MNKKRFSINAGVFHGRTAPEQGVIAGYAAIIDTLGLELPMPSILSLICNTRKQYSTGEWNVFSSRAAFEDTLYRHLVFALKYEGLHLLFFKKLFEKLSAKDVVAILKEEPTGQYSRKIWFLYEWLMHKELPIDDLTIKNYVPLVDDSLQFALSSGSKSPRHRIINNLPGTRDFCPLIRKTAKLENYIKENISGRKSAYLKKIHKDILQRTAAFLLLKDSKASFSIEGESPKSSRAARWGRIIGQAGNNDLTKEELIRLQQAVIENARFIKLGFREQGGFVGEHDRITGEPVPDHISAKWQDVKQLINGLIASNELLLNDEIDAVLTATVIAFGFVFIHPFVDGNGRIHRYLIHHVLMRKQFSAQGLVFPVSASILNHIDDYRKALESHSQPLLDFIEWKETSDHNIEVLNDTIDYYRYFDATRLAEFLYDCVNDTIQNIIPAELKYIQQYDELKRYIENKFEMPDKLIATLVRFLEQNNGKLSQRAREKEFEALTETEVRDIEKIYLEIFR; translated from the coding sequence ATGAATAAAAAAAGGTTTTCTATAAATGCAGGCGTATTTCATGGACGGACTGCACCGGAGCAAGGGGTAATAGCAGGCTATGCCGCAATAATAGACACCCTTGGGCTGGAATTACCTATGCCTTCAATACTGTCATTGATATGCAACACGCGAAAACAATACAGTACCGGGGAATGGAATGTTTTTTCTTCACGCGCAGCTTTCGAAGACACATTATACCGACACCTCGTTTTTGCTCTTAAATACGAAGGACTACATTTATTATTTTTTAAAAAACTCTTTGAAAAACTAAGCGCTAAAGATGTTGTAGCAATTCTTAAAGAGGAACCGACAGGTCAGTACTCAAGAAAAATATGGTTTCTATACGAATGGCTGATGCACAAAGAACTCCCAATCGATGATCTGACAATAAAAAACTATGTGCCGCTTGTTGACGATTCACTTCAGTTTGCCTTATCATCTGGCTCAAAATCGCCAAGACACAGAATCATCAACAATCTTCCGGGGACCAGGGATTTCTGCCCTTTGATCCGGAAAACAGCAAAACTGGAAAACTATATAAAAGAAAATATTTCCGGTCGCAAATCAGCGTATCTGAAAAAAATACACAAAGACATTCTTCAACGAACCGCAGCATTTTTGCTTCTTAAGGATTCCAAAGCGTCATTCAGTATTGAAGGAGAGAGCCCCAAAAGCAGCCGTGCGGCACGATGGGGAAGAATTATAGGACAGGCCGGCAATAATGATCTTACAAAAGAGGAATTGATCCGGTTGCAACAGGCTGTTATTGAAAACGCGCGCTTTATCAAGCTGGGTTTCCGGGAACAGGGCGGATTTGTGGGAGAACATGACCGTATTACCGGAGAGCCAGTTCCCGACCACATTTCAGCAAAATGGCAGGATGTGAAACAATTGATTAACGGGCTTATAGCGTCAAATGAATTATTACTAAACGATGAAATAGACGCAGTACTGACGGCGACAGTAATAGCATTCGGATTTGTTTTCATACATCCGTTTGTCGATGGAAATGGCCGCATCCATCGTTATCTGATTCATCATGTATTGATGAGAAAACAATTCTCCGCACAAGGGCTTGTTTTTCCAGTCTCGGCTTCCATTCTGAATCATATAGATGATTATCGCAAAGCACTGGAAAGCCATTCGCAACCCCTGCTCGATTTTATTGAATGGAAAGAAACCAGCGATCACAATATTGAAGTGTTGAATGATACGATAGATTACTACAGATATTTTGACGCAACAAGGCTTGCGGAATTTCTATATGATTGTGTAAATGACACAATTCAGAACATCATTCCTGCCGAGCTGAAATATATACAGCAATATGATGAATTGAAAAGATACATTGAAAATAAATTCGAAATGCCCGACAAACTCATCGCAACCCTGGTGCGGTTTCTCGAACAGAACAATGGAAAACTATCGCAAAGAGCAAGGGAAAAAGAATTTGAGGCTCTGACTGAAACTGAAGTCAGGGATATCGAAAAAATATATCTTGAAATTTTCAGGTAA
- a CDS encoding NADH:ubiquinone oxidoreductase, with translation MPETGILLHHGKQFVPDLKKPVLTELFRGRPEISADISSDEQKMVVELCPTEAFETNPFCLNLGKCVFCKECHFVLPDKIKFTNDYKIATNDPEKLKIFPGQTTSIEFNDALRRKEIKKLFRKSLKLRQVSAAGDNSCEMELNAAGNVNFDMGRYGIEFVASPRHADGIVITGPISENMARALEITWEAIPSHKICILAGTDAISGGIFAESPALNRSVIEPVDPVTDCKSAPGKSIKVDLYVPGNPCHPLTFINGVLSLIGK, from the coding sequence ATTCCCGAAACGGGCATTCTGCTTCATCACGGGAAACAATTTGTGCCAGATCTGAAAAAACCCGTGCTGACAGAATTATTCCGCGGTCGCCCCGAAATCAGCGCTGATATTAGTTCAGATGAACAAAAAATGGTGGTGGAACTTTGTCCTACAGAGGCGTTTGAAACAAATCCTTTTTGTCTGAACCTTGGCAAATGCGTCTTCTGTAAAGAATGTCATTTTGTGCTGCCCGACAAAATAAAATTTACAAACGATTATAAAATTGCCACCAACGACCCTGAAAAGCTGAAGATTTTTCCGGGACAGACCACATCTATCGAATTCAACGACGCACTTCGCAGAAAAGAAATAAAAAAGCTTTTTCGCAAATCGTTGAAACTGCGCCAGGTATCGGCTGCAGGCGATAATTCCTGCGAGATGGAACTGAATGCTGCAGGCAATGTGAACTTCGACATGGGGCGCTACGGGATTGAATTTGTGGCATCACCCCGCCATGCAGATGGCATTGTTATTACTGGGCCGATCTCAGAAAACATGGCCCGCGCGCTCGAAATCACATGGGAAGCAATCCCCTCCCACAAAATATGCATTCTGGCCGGTACCGATGCCATTTCAGGCGGTATTTTCGCCGAGAGTCCGGCCTTGAACCGAAGTGTAATAGAACCCGTTGATCCTGTCACGGATTGCAAATCCGCGCCAGGAAAAAGTATTAAAGTCGATTTATATGTCCCGGGCAATCCCTGTCACCCGTTGACATTCATCAACGGAGTGCTGTCGCTGATTGGGAAATAA
- a CDS encoding threonine--tRNA ligase: MVRITLPDGSVREYENAVNSMDVALSISEGLARNVLSAKVNDEIWDLNRMITSDARVKLFTWDNTEGKATFWHSSAHLMAEAVEQLYPGTKFGIGPDIENGFYYDMDFGANSIVEADLEAIEKKFLELARQNQPLTRRDVSKAEAIEHFTKKGDQYKLELINELEDGTISFYESGTFTDLCRGPHLPDTSKIKAVKLLSIAGAYWRGDEKRPMMTRIYGITFPKQKELDEYLVKLEEAKKRDHRKLGKELEIFMFSQRVGSGLPIWLPKGAALRERLENFLKKKQKEYGYQQVITPHIGNVELYKTSGHFQKYGKDSFQPIKTPIEGEEFMLKPMNCPHHCEIYAQKPRSYKDLPVRYAEFGTVYRYEQSGELHGLTRVRSFTQDDAHLFCRPDQIKEEFIGVIEIVLYIFKTLGFNDFTAQISLRDPNNKEKYIGSDENWEKAEKAIIEATQEQGMETTVELGEAAFYGPKLDFMVRDALGRKWQLGTIQVDYNLPERFELEYIGSDNQRYRPVMIHRAPFGSMERFVAVLLEHSAGKLPLWLIPDQAIVLPISEKYEEYAKKVVDLLDKSDVRCLMDNRSEKIGKKIRDAELKRIPYMLIVGEKEEEQGMVSVRRQGEGDLGQQTIEQFADFIRVETDKELN; encoded by the coding sequence ATGGTCCGAATTACTTTACCCGACGGCAGTGTGCGTGAATACGAAAACGCAGTCAACAGCATGGATGTAGCCCTCAGCATCAGCGAGGGGCTTGCCCGTAACGTGCTTTCGGCTAAAGTCAATGACGAAATCTGGGATCTGAACCGGATGATTACTTCGGATGCCCGCGTGAAATTGTTCACCTGGGACAACACCGAAGGCAAAGCCACATTCTGGCACAGCTCTGCTCACCTGATGGCTGAAGCCGTTGAACAGCTGTATCCCGGAACTAAATTTGGCATTGGCCCGGACATCGAAAACGGCTTTTACTACGACATGGATTTCGGCGCCAACAGCATTGTTGAAGCCGATCTCGAAGCCATAGAGAAGAAATTTCTGGAACTTGCCCGTCAGAATCAACCCCTGACACGACGCGATGTTTCCAAAGCCGAGGCCATTGAGCATTTTACAAAAAAAGGCGATCAATACAAGCTTGAACTTATCAACGAACTCGAAGACGGCACAATCTCTTTCTACGAAAGCGGCACCTTCACCGACCTCTGTCGTGGACCGCATCTGCCCGACACTTCGAAGATTAAGGCCGTGAAACTTCTTTCTATTGCTGGTGCCTACTGGCGTGGAGACGAGAAACGCCCGATGATGACTCGTATTTACGGCATTACCTTCCCAAAACAAAAAGAGCTGGATGAATATCTGGTGAAGTTGGAAGAAGCCAAAAAACGAGATCACCGCAAGCTTGGAAAAGAACTTGAGATTTTCATGTTCAGTCAGCGTGTCGGATCAGGATTACCCATCTGGCTTCCGAAAGGCGCGGCACTGCGTGAACGTTTGGAGAATTTTCTCAAGAAAAAACAGAAAGAATACGGTTACCAGCAGGTAATCACCCCGCATATCGGAAATGTAGAGCTGTACAAGACTTCAGGCCATTTTCAGAAATATGGCAAAGATTCATTTCAGCCAATAAAGACCCCAATTGAAGGGGAAGAGTTTATGCTGAAACCGATGAACTGCCCTCATCATTGTGAAATTTATGCGCAGAAGCCGCGCAGCTACAAAGATTTGCCGGTTCGCTATGCTGAATTTGGCACTGTGTATCGCTATGAACAGAGCGGAGAACTGCATGGACTCACTCGTGTACGTAGTTTTACGCAGGATGATGCGCACCTGTTCTGCCGTCCAGATCAGATAAAGGAAGAATTTATCGGAGTTATAGAGATCGTTCTTTATATTTTCAAAACGCTCGGGTTCAACGATTTTACTGCCCAAATTTCACTTCGCGATCCGAACAACAAAGAAAAGTACATTGGTTCTGACGAGAATTGGGAAAAAGCGGAAAAAGCCATTATCGAAGCCACGCAGGAACAAGGGATGGAAACTACGGTTGAACTTGGCGAAGCCGCATTCTACGGTCCTAAACTCGATTTCATGGTTCGTGATGCTCTTGGCCGCAAGTGGCAATTGGGAACCATTCAGGTGGATTACAACTTACCAGAGCGTTTCGAACTTGAATATATTGGTTCCGACAACCAGCGCTATCGCCCGGTGATGATTCACCGTGCACCGTTTGGTTCGATGGAGCGCTTTGTTGCAGTATTGCTTGAGCATAGTGCTGGTAAACTCCCGCTTTGGCTTATTCCCGATCAGGCCATTGTTTTGCCAATCAGCGAGAAATATGAAGAGTATGCGAAAAAAGTCGTAGATTTGCTGGATAAATCAGATGTCCGCTGCCTGATGGATAATCGATCCGAAAAAATCGGAAAGAAAATCAGGGATGCTGAATTGAAGCGAATTCCATATATGCTTATTGTTGGAGAGAAAGAAGAAGAGCAGGGAATGGTGTCAGTTCGCCGTCAGGGTGAGGGCGATTTAGGGCAGCAAACCATTGAACAATTCGCGGATTTTATCCGTGTTGAAACGGACAAAGAACTTAACTAA
- a CDS encoding translation initiation factor IF-3, with the protein MPFKGPFRRRPPQREEPYKVNQLIKAPMVRLVGENIETGIVSLRDALAIAEEQGLDLVEISPTANPPVCKVVDYRKFLYDKKKKAKEQKANSTKIVVKELRLSPNTDDHDFNFKLKHAINFLQEGSKVKVDVFFRGRSIVYKEQGEIILLRFANELAEYGKVESLPKLEGKRMIMIIAPKK; encoded by the coding sequence ATCCCATTTAAAGGACCATTCCGCCGGAGACCCCCGCAAAGGGAGGAACCGTACAAAGTAAACCAGCTGATAAAAGCACCGATGGTGCGTCTGGTTGGCGAAAACATTGAAACCGGCATCGTGTCTCTGCGTGATGCATTGGCTATTGCCGAAGAACAGGGCCTCGACCTGGTCGAGATTTCACCAACCGCCAACCCACCGGTCTGCAAAGTGGTTGATTATCGAAAATTTCTATACGACAAAAAGAAAAAGGCGAAAGAACAAAAAGCCAATTCCACAAAAATCGTTGTGAAAGAGCTTCGATTGAGTCCCAATACGGATGATCATGATTTCAATTTCAAACTGAAACATGCCATCAATTTCCTTCAGGAAGGTTCAAAAGTAAAAGTGGATGTATTTTTCCGCGGTCGTTCAATTGTGTATAAGGAGCAGGGTGAAATCATCCTGTTGCGTTTCGCGAATGAACTTGCTGAGTACGGAAAAGTCGAATCACTGCCAAAGCTCGAAGGGAAAAGAATGATAATGATTATCGCCCCGAAAAAGTAA
- a CDS encoding 50S ribosomal protein L35, with amino-acid sequence MPKMKTKSAAKKRFAFTGTGKIKRKHAYKSHILTKKSTKRKRNLTYFAIVDKANLNSVKDMLVK; translated from the coding sequence ATGCCTAAGATGAAAACGAAATCCGCTGCCAAAAAACGCTTCGCGTTTACAGGTACCGGTAAAATCAAAAGAAAGCATGCCTACAAGAGTCACATTCTGACTAAAAAATCAACTAAACGCAAACGTAATCTTACTTACTTTGCCATTGTTGATAAGGCCAATCTCAACTCCGTAAAAGACATGCTTGTCAAGTAA
- a CDS encoding 50S ribosomal protein L20 yields the protein MPRSVNHVASRARRKKILKRTRGYWGRSKNVWTVAKNRWEKGQGYAFRDRRAKKRSFRALWIQRINAGVRPLGLSYSQFIGLLNKSEIQLNRKTLADLALNSPEAFKAVVEMLKK from the coding sequence ATGCCACGTTCAGTAAATCATGTTGCGTCACGTGCACGCAGAAAAAAAATTCTCAAAAGGACCCGGGGTTACTGGGGCCGTAGTAAAAACGTTTGGACCGTAGCGAAAAATCGCTGGGAAAAAGGTCAAGGTTACGCATTCCGCGATCGCAGAGCTAAGAAAAGAAGCTTCCGCGCTCTCTGGATTCAGCGTATTAATGCAGGTGTGCGTCCTCTCGGACTGTCATACTCGCAATTTATCGGTCTGCTCAACAAATCGGAAATTCAGCTCAATCGCAAAACACTTGCAGATCTCGCGCTGAACAGCCCCGAAGCTTTCAAAGCTGTTGTTGAAATGCTGAAAAAATAA
- a CDS encoding aldehyde dehydrogenase: MNFPICIGGEFCETAQTLDVTCSFDGSIVGSTFLAGKIELEKAIQMAEDVRAEMKEMPSWEKHDILMKSASVLRLHKEKMANIIAGEAAKPIKLALGEVDRAIQTFEVAAEESRRVAGEFMKIDWTQAGSGKEAIVKYFPAGIISGISPFNFPLNLAIHKIAPAIAAGCPIILKPSRNTPLSMLYMAQLMAESGLPKGALSVLPLDRECGNQMVTDPRFAVLTFTGSPEVGWKMKSDADKKKVVLELGGNAGVVIDKSADLNVAAPKVLAGAFAYAGQVCIHTQRIFVHEEIFEAFAKAFAEATSKLRMGSPFAADTDISSMIDEANAIRVESWVQDAVKDGAKILCGGKRAGAAFEPTVLIDTKPEMNVCCMEIFGPVVTLEKFSDYKQAIQQVNESRFGLQAGVFTDSLDHMKYAFNTLDVGGVIINDVPTFRVDHAPYGGIKDSGLGREGVKYAMMDYMEMKVLVY; the protein is encoded by the coding sequence ATGAACTTCCCCATCTGCATCGGCGGCGAATTCTGCGAGACCGCACAAACACTCGATGTGACTTGCTCCTTCGATGGTTCAATCGTTGGCTCGACTTTTCTGGCCGGAAAAATCGAACTTGAAAAAGCCATTCAAATGGCGGAAGATGTTCGTGCAGAAATGAAAGAGATGCCATCGTGGGAAAAACACGATATACTCATGAAAAGCGCTTCAGTTCTGCGTTTACACAAGGAGAAAATGGCAAATATCATTGCAGGTGAAGCGGCAAAACCTATAAAACTGGCATTGGGTGAGGTCGATCGCGCCATACAGACTTTTGAAGTGGCCGCAGAAGAAAGCCGTCGCGTTGCCGGCGAGTTCATGAAAATCGACTGGACGCAGGCCGGCAGCGGCAAAGAAGCCATTGTGAAATACTTTCCGGCAGGCATTATATCAGGAATCAGTCCTTTTAATTTTCCATTGAATCTTGCTATACATAAGATTGCTCCTGCGATTGCAGCTGGTTGCCCCATCATTCTGAAACCATCGCGCAACACGCCTTTGTCCATGTTGTATATGGCGCAACTGATGGCTGAGAGCGGACTTCCGAAAGGGGCGCTGTCGGTGTTACCGCTCGACCGAGAATGCGGAAATCAGATGGTAACCGATCCGCGCTTTGCCGTACTTACTTTTACCGGCTCGCCCGAAGTAGGCTGGAAAATGAAATCGGATGCGGACAAGAAAAAAGTGGTGCTTGAACTTGGTGGTAATGCAGGCGTTGTGATCGACAAAAGCGCCGATCTGAATGTGGCGGCACCCAAAGTTCTTGCGGGCGCATTCGCCTATGCGGGACAAGTGTGCATTCATACGCAGCGCATTTTTGTTCATGAAGAAATTTTTGAAGCTTTTGCCAAAGCCTTTGCTGAAGCAACTTCGAAACTCAGGATGGGCTCTCCGTTTGCAGCCGATACCGATATATCGTCCATGATTGACGAAGCCAATGCCATCCGCGTGGAGAGCTGGGTACAGGACGCCGTGAAAGACGGCGCAAAAATTCTCTGTGGCGGAAAGCGCGCGGGTGCTGCATTTGAGCCAACAGTGCTTATCGATACAAAACCGGAAATGAATGTTTGCTGCATGGAAATTTTTGGCCCGGTGGTAACGTTGGAAAAATTCAGCGATTACAAACAAGCCATCCAACAAGTGAATGAATCACGCTTCGGGCTCCAGGCGGGCGTTTTCACCGATTCGCTCGATCATATGAAATATGCATTTAATACGTTGGATGTCGGCGGTGTAATCATCAACGATGTGCCGACTTTCCGCGTCGATCACGCACCTTACGGCGGCATCAAAGACAGCGGTCTCGGCCGCGAAGGCGTGAAGTATGCGATGATGGATTATATGGAGATGAAGGTTTTGGTGTATTGA
- a CDS encoding ATP-dependent chaperone ClpB has translation MNLESFTIKSQEIIASAFQKAFENKNQAIEDIHILNTLLEQDQQVTPYLMKKLGANAVVIQQLSNKEIESRPKVEGGQPFLSPSGLKTIQQAMAKQKELGDEFVSLEHILLGLVESDGVAERILKDAGITEKDLKTAIADLRKGSKVTSAGAENQYNALNRYARNLNDLALKGKLDPVIGRDEEIRRLLQILTRRTKNNPILIGEPGVGKTAIAEGLAHRIIKGDIPENLKDKVIFSLDMGSLIAGAKFQGEFEERLKSVIKEVIDSEGQIILFIDEIHTLVGAGANQSAMDAANILKPALARGELRAVGATTLNEYQKYFEKDKALERRFQVVMVDEPSPADSVSILRGLKERYETHHQVRIKDEAILSAVELSNRYITDRFLPDKAIDLIDEAASKLRLEINSVPEELDELERRIRQLEIEREAIKREKDESKLNLLNKEIGQLSDVRNVLTAQWKEEKEIVDQIQHAKKSIEDYKFEAEQAERSGDYGKVAELRYGKIKEAENLLHELEESIQNKKSGHTLINEEVDSEQIAEIVSRWTGIPLSRMLQSEKEKLLHLEEELHKRVVGQNAAIEAVSDAIRRSRSGLSDEKKPIGSFIFLGTTGVGKTELARALAEYMFNDENSLVRIDMSEYQERHSVSRLIGAPPGYVGYDESGQLTEAVRRKPYSVVLLDEIEKAHPDVFNILLQVLDDGRLTDNKGRTANFRNTIIIMTSNLGAEIIRDNYEDLQPGSESQIFRKTREDVFDLLRHTLRPEFLNRVDEIIMFKPLLPEEIKEVVIIQLKQLNKMLEGQEIRFEYTEEALNELATEGYDPQLGARPIKRLIQRKIINELSKQLLAGNIDKKRGVKLDVMEKQYIFLPMS, from the coding sequence ATGAATCTCGAGTCTTTCACCATAAAAAGCCAGGAAATTATTGCATCGGCATTCCAAAAAGCCTTTGAAAATAAAAATCAGGCCATTGAAGATATTCATATTTTAAACACTTTGCTTGAGCAAGATCAACAGGTAACTCCCTATCTAATGAAAAAGCTCGGTGCAAACGCGGTAGTTATTCAACAACTTTCCAATAAAGAAATTGAATCACGGCCGAAAGTGGAAGGCGGACAACCATTTTTATCACCGTCAGGACTGAAAACTATTCAGCAGGCCATGGCCAAACAGAAAGAATTGGGTGATGAGTTTGTCAGCCTTGAACATATTCTGCTGGGGCTGGTTGAGAGCGATGGAGTTGCCGAACGAATTCTGAAGGATGCAGGAATTACAGAAAAAGACCTAAAAACCGCCATTGCCGATTTACGAAAAGGCAGCAAAGTGACCAGTGCTGGTGCGGAAAACCAATACAATGCGCTGAATCGATACGCTCGAAATTTGAACGACCTGGCGCTGAAAGGCAAGCTGGATCCGGTGATCGGGCGTGATGAAGAAATCAGACGTCTGCTTCAGATTCTAACGCGGCGCACAAAAAACAATCCCATTCTGATTGGCGAGCCCGGTGTTGGAAAAACCGCAATAGCAGAAGGTCTTGCGCACAGAATTATCAAAGGCGATATCCCGGAAAACCTGAAAGATAAAGTAATTTTCTCACTCGACATGGGATCTTTAATTGCCGGAGCCAAGTTTCAGGGCGAGTTTGAAGAGCGTCTGAAAAGCGTGATCAAAGAAGTGATCGACAGCGAAGGACAGATTATTCTATTCATTGATGAAATTCATACACTCGTAGGAGCAGGCGCAAATCAAAGTGCCATGGATGCAGCCAACATCTTGAAACCCGCTCTGGCGCGTGGCGAACTGCGTGCAGTAGGTGCAACCACATTGAATGAATATCAGAAATATTTCGAAAAAGACAAAGCATTGGAACGACGATTTCAGGTCGTTATGGTGGATGAGCCATCGCCAGCAGATTCGGTGAGCATTCTTCGCGGGCTTAAAGAACGCTACGAAACGCATCATCAGGTGAGAATAAAAGATGAAGCCATTTTGTCAGCTGTTGAACTTTCAAACCGCTATATTACCGATCGTTTTCTGCCGGATAAAGCCATTGATCTTATTGACGAAGCAGCCAGCAAATTGCGTCTCGAAATCAATTCTGTTCCCGAAGAACTCGATGAACTGGAACGCCGCATACGTCAATTGGAAATTGAACGCGAGGCAATCAAGCGCGAAAAGGATGAATCAAAACTCAATCTGCTCAACAAGGAAATCGGCCAGCTGAGCGACGTTCGCAATGTACTCACTGCACAATGGAAAGAAGAAAAAGAAATTGTAGATCAAATCCAGCATGCGAAAAAATCGATCGAGGATTACAAATTCGAAGCTGAGCAGGCAGAGCGTTCCGGCGACTATGGCAAAGTTGCAGAGCTTCGTTATGGAAAAATAAAAGAAGCAGAAAATCTTTTGCATGAACTTGAAGAGTCGATTCAAAACAAAAAATCCGGACACACACTTATCAACGAAGAAGTAGACTCAGAGCAGATTGCAGAGATAGTTTCCCGATGGACCGGAATTCCCTTGAGTCGAATGTTGCAAAGTGAAAAAGAAAAACTATTGCACCTCGAAGAAGAATTACACAAGCGGGTTGTAGGTCAGAATGCGGCTATTGAAGCGGTAAGCGATGCGATCCGTCGTAGCCGCAGCGGACTCAGTGATGAAAAGAAACCCATTGGCTCATTTATTTTTCTGGGAACAACAGGTGTTGGAAAAACAGAACTGGCGCGGGCTCTGGCCGAATACATGTTCAACGATGAAAATAGTTTAGTACGCATCGACATGAGCGAATATCAGGAACGACACAGTGTTTCACGGCTCATCGGTGCGCCTCCTGGATATGTTGGCTACGATGAAAGCGGCCAGCTGACCGAAGCTGTGCGCCGCAAGCCGTACAGTGTTGTGCTGCTCGACGAAATTGAAAAAGCACATCCGGACGTATTCAATATTTTACTGCAAGTGCTCGATGATGGGCGTTTGACCGACAACAAAGGACGCACGGCCAATTTCAGAAACACCATCATCATCATGACCAGCAATCTTGGTGCTGAAATCATACGGGATAATTATGAAGATTTGCAACCGGGAAGCGAATCACAGATATTCAGAAAAACACGCGAAGATGTTTTTGATTTGCTGAGACACACGCTGCGACCAGAATTTCTGAACCGTGTGGATGAAATCATCATGTTCAAACCATTGCTGCCGGAAGAAATCAAAGAAGTCGTTATAATTCAGCTGAAACAACTGAATAAAATGCTCGAAGGTCAGGAAATTCGTTTTGAATATACCGAGGAGGCATTGAATGAACTGGCAACTGAAGGCTATGATCCACAACTCGGTGCGCGCCCGATCAAACGGCTTATTCAGCGAAAGATCATCAATGAATTATCAAAACAGTTGCTTGCCGGGAACATTGATAAAAAACGCGGAGTAAAACTCGATGTTATGGAAAAACAATATATTTTCCTGCCAATGTCATGA
- a CDS encoding CoA-binding protein, which translates to METRNKPTLVLGASPNPSRYSYLATLKLSEHGHTVYPIGNKNGKIGDFDILKSGHDQQQVHTVTLYLGEKHQKEWEDYILSLNPERIIFNPGAENQSLFVKASQKGIFCMEACTLVMLASGSF; encoded by the coding sequence ATGGAAACCAGAAATAAACCAACGCTCGTTCTCGGTGCAAGCCCGAATCCGTCGAGGTATTCCTATCTGGCCACACTGAAACTATCAGAGCACGGACACACCGTTTATCCGATTGGAAATAAAAACGGGAAAATCGGCGATTTTGACATTTTGAAGTCCGGTCATGATCAGCAACAGGTACATACTGTCACGTTGTATCTGGGAGAGAAGCATCAGAAAGAATGGGAAGACTATATTCTTTCGCTGAATCCTGAGCGAATCATTTTTAATCCTGGTGCCGAAAATCAGAGTTTATTTGTGAAAGCGTCGCAAAAAGGAATTTTTTGCATGGAAGCCTGCACCCTGGTTATGCTTGCCAGTGGATCATTTTGA
- a CDS encoding ribulose-phosphate 3-epimerase, with protein sequence MMSPKIAPSILSADFLNLGKDIEMLNRSEADWIHVDVMDGVFVPNISFGFPVLEAVAAIAKKPLDVHLMITQPERYIEQFVKAGAQYLSIHYEGAIHLNRTIHQIKEFGAKAGVVLNPHTSVDVLKEVISDLDFVLLMSVNPGYGGQKFISGTLKKIEALNLLRRSRNQNCLIEVDGGINEKNAHDVFEAGADVLVAGNAIFKAADPEMAIRNLKK encoded by the coding sequence ATTATGTCGCCCAAAATTGCTCCATCCATTCTCTCCGCCGATTTTCTGAATCTCGGAAAAGACATTGAAATGCTCAACCGCAGCGAAGCCGATTGGATTCATGTGGACGTGATGGATGGCGTTTTTGTGCCGAATATTTCTTTTGGATTTCCGGTACTTGAAGCTGTAGCTGCCATTGCTAAAAAACCGCTCGATGTACATTTGATGATTACTCAGCCCGAACGCTATATCGAGCAATTTGTAAAAGCTGGCGCACAGTACCTGAGTATCCACTATGAAGGAGCCATTCATTTGAACCGGACCATTCATCAGATAAAAGAATTTGGCGCTAAAGCAGGCGTTGTGCTGAATCCGCATACAAGTGTTGACGTTCTTAAAGAGGTGATTTCTGATCTTGATTTCGTATTGCTCATGTCTGTCAATCCCGGCTATGGCGGTCAGAAATTCATTTCAGGAACACTCAAAAAGATTGAAGCGCTTAACTTGCTGCGCCGGTCAAGGAATCAGAATTGCCTCATTGAAGTTGATGGTGGAATTAATGAAAAGAATGCACACGACGTTTTCGAAGCTGGGGCTGATGTTTTAGTGGCTGGCAATGCTATTTTCAAAGCCGCTGATCCGGAAATGGCAATCCGAAATCTGAAAAAATAA